The Raphanus sativus cultivar WK10039 chromosome 2, ASM80110v3, whole genome shotgun sequence DNA segment ATCTATAATCAGTTTTGATCTCTCTTGTAGACAATCCATGCTTTGCTGATGGTGATTGGCTTTATTCTTGTAAGTGGAGAAGGTAATTAGTAGTAGTGAATCCTGATCCTATCTCTCTCTTAATTACTTACCCTTTTGAATGAACATTTCATCCATCTCTTTTAATTTGTTTCATTTTCAATTATGCAGCGATTTTGATACACAGATGGTTGCCTGGTTCAAAGAAAACGAAGAAAGCAGTTCATCTATTGCTACAAGGAGTGGCGTTACTCTCTGCACTCATTGGAATGTGGACAAAGTTCCATTATGAATCAGGAATCTTCTCTAATTTCTACAGTCTCCATTCTTGGATGGGTTTGCTCTCCGTTTCTCTCTTTGCTGCCCAGGTCCCTCCCTCCCTTACCAGTTTTTAACAAATTGTCTCTCAAATTTTAGAGTTGGTTTTATGTAATAACGAGTGTTGTGTTGCAGTGGGTGACTGGGTTCTTGAGTTTCTGGCATAGAGGACAAGTACGGGAAACGAGAACCACGTTGCTTCCATGGCACGTCTTCCTCGGACTCTACATCTACGGTCTGGCCATTGCCACCGCCGAGACCGGGATACTTGTGAAGCTGACACACCTTCAGACCAAGAGAAACCTCCCGAGACGCTGTGCTGAAGCAGTCGTCCTCAATGGTGTAGGGCTCGGCTTGGTTCTACTATGTGCCCTTGTTATTGCTTCCGCTGTTTTGCCCAAGTCTGGTAATGAGAAAATCGTTTATTCATCTCAAGACCGTCCCAAATGTTTGGCTTCTTGacttctcttttttctttttttctttctaattttgatgttttgatttttttgggaCAAACTACACTGTCTCTGGTATACCAAAATGAACAAATTGGTTCTACTGACTATTTACTTGAGTAATTGCAACTACAGACTACAGTCTATTAACCAGTAAATAGTGTAACACTTGCAAAGTACTGCTAGCCTATTAATTTACTAGGAGATGAAACAGGACAAGTTGATGTAGTCTCCTGAGGTTAATAACCTCTGCAGGAAGCTGTGTTGATTCTTCACAATCAGCTTTAGGCAACGCTTCAAATGGATTATgtgtattatttttgtttattcaacTGACGGTCTCGTACTAAGGGCTTCTCCAATAGAACACTATTTTCTCCTCTATAATTCACTCTATttgagtaactctattatagagttgattttgctccaatggttaactctataatagagtagaaaatagaggGATTCAACTATTTCACtccaaatatagaataaaatagTTGCATCcctctatttttcactctataatagagttaaccattggagcaaaactaactctataatagagttactctaaaatagagtaaattaTAGAGGAGAAAATAGTGttccattggagatggtctaatgATATACAAAATGAATGATTATCTGTTAAATTATGTATTCTCATACTTGTATAAGATTAACAAAATTTGCAGATCCGACAAACAAATTTAGAAAACAACTTTTGATTAGGAGTATAACTCAACTTTCGCAACATTTTTTGGAGCAGAGGAGGTTTCATACCGTCTAAAGAGAGGACAAAAGATGTTTGCATCAAACTCGCCATCCATTACTGTAAGAAGACGTTAACGCCTTTGATCTCGACCATGTTATCCATAAGAACCTGTCTGAGCTCCAATCCACAGGATAATGCATAACAAGCCTTCATTTATCTGGCTTCATACGACTCCATGGTAAAGTCAGAGGTAGCAAGCTAAACAGAACCACACAAAGATACTGACAGATCCTAAGGCACCAAAACAATATTTGATTGGACCCAGTTAATCACCAGTAATCACCACAAGAGCAGACTCCATCCTTGAAATGATGAAACCGGTTCGAATCCCTCACAACGATCTCTCTCTCAGTGATTCTCGATATGAACTTGGTAACGCTATGGCAATCACTACACACCCTCAGGTTCTTAAAAATCTGAATCCTTGTCTTTGGAGGAGTGGTAATAAGCGCAAACGCAATAGCCAACCTTTCACTATGACTCATCAGTATATGCTCTTTCTCATCGTCCTCAACATCCTGCAGCACAAACCTATGGTCCGGTACATACCcaatcatcttcatcttctcgtGCAACAACGTCAACTCCTTGTAGATTTCCTCACACATGGGATGCGTTTGGTTCCCCGTGTAAAACACTTCGACTCTGTTGTTTACTTCCATTGAGCTCCAACCTGGTGTCTTCCTCAAACCTTTCCCTCGTATCTCATCGACTCCCTCCCATTTTCCAGCACTAGCGTACATGTTTGACAGTAAAACATGATACCCTACATGCTCAGGTTCAACCTCGAACAGATGCTCAGACGCAACCTTGCCCAAATCCACGTTTCCATGCACTCTACAAGCACCGAGAAGAGCTCCCCAGATAGATGCATCAGGCTGAATCGGCATGGTTTTGATGAAGCTAAACGCGGTTTCTAACTGACCAGCTCTACCAAACAAGTCTACCATACAACCGTAATGTTTCAAGCTAGGTGCTATGCCGTAATCCGTTTGCATCATCTCAAAGCACCATCGACCCTCGTCTACTAGTCCAGAATGGCTACAAGCTGACAACAGAGTCACAAATGTGATATGATCAGGTTTCACTTCTTCATCAAGCATCTCTTTAAACAGCTTCATTGCCTTCTCCCCATGCCCGTGAAGGCCGTGACACGCTATCAACGTGTTCCACGGCACCGAGCTGACTCTTGGGATTTGATAAAACAAAGAGAGTGCATCCTCTAGCCGTCCACATTTTCCATACATATCCGCAAGGCTTGTTCCGATGAATACATCTGAGCAAAGACCGTTCTTCAAGAGACGGCCATGGATTTTCATACCTTGACGAAGCGCTCCAGACTGAGAACAAGCGGGCAAAACACTCACCCAAGTCCCTTGGTTAGGGGTTATCATCTCTCcaccttcttcctcctcctccatttCGTTATACATCTCAATGGATTCAGTAGCAAAACCGTTTTGAGCATACCCAGATATTATTGTATTCCAAGAAATCACATCTTTATTTGAGAGCCAATCAAACACTGCTCTTGCTGAATCTACAAGGCCTAGCTTTGCATACATATCAACAACCGTGTTCCCAACGGTAATGTCTTCCAAAAGCCAGCCTTTCCTCAAAGTGAAGCCCTGCACGGATCTACCACCCAAGACGTCCCCTAACTGCGCAAGCGTAGAAGCCAAACTAATCAAAGTGAGGCAGTCTGGTTGAACTCTGTTTAGCCGCATCTCCTCAAACAGCCTAAGCGCTCTAAGCGGCTTCTCATTCAGCTCATAAGCCTTAATAATAGAGTTCCAAGAAATCAAATCCCTCACAATCATCCTGTCAAAAACCTTCTGGCATCCCTTAAGGTTACCAGATTCAGCATACATATCAATCAGCTTGTTGGAAACAAACAACTCAGAGTCCAGCCCATGTTTAATAGAGTACAAATGAATCAAAACTCCTCTAACGAAATCTCCAGCCTCTGTGCAAGCCGCAAGGAGACTTACAATAGTCACAGCATCCATGACTTTCAGCTCTTTAGAGAGAGCTAACGCCTCCTTGGCGTTTCCGCTTTGACAGTAACCTGAGATCATTGCGTTCCAAGAACCCATGTCTCGAACAGGCATCTCATCAAAGAGCATGCGTGCATTCGCCACCGGTCCATACCGGCAATACAAATGGACCAACGACGCAGCAACGAAGACGTCCCACACAAACCCAAACTTCAGAGCCGAGCAATGGATCTTCATCCCATCAAGCAAACTTCTACAAGCTTTCAAGACAGAAGGGAAAGTGCGGTAATCAGGTTGTAGTCCAGAAGTCATCATGAAGAGACTAAAACACCTAATAGCTTCTGAAGAGTTTCCCAAACGGACATAACCAGAGATCATCGCATTCCAAGCGTAAACATCTCTGTTCTGGATGTTGTCAAAGGCATGCCTAGCCAGAACAAGGCTCCCAAGATAGCAATAGAGGTTAACAAGTTTAGCAGAGATGCAGACGTTTTGGATTGCTTGGGAGACAATGAGACGCGCGTGAAGGCACTTGGCTGACTGTAGTTTAGTGCAGTGTCTGAAAAGCATGTGAACATCATCATCAATCCTTTTACCATGCTG contains these protein-coding regions:
- the LOC108843442 gene encoding probable transmembrane ascorbate ferrireductase 4; the encoded protein is MGNDSLVLLARLLGLVIAVVVVYWFLLLKSTFAPRKGFTYTTIHALLMVIGFILVSGEAILIHRWLPGSKKTKKAVHLLLQGVALLSALIGMWTKFHYESGIFSNFYSLHSWMGLLSVSLFAAQWVTGFLSFWHRGQVRETRTTLLPWHVFLGLYIYGLAIATAETGILVKLTHLQTKRNLPRRCAEAVVLNGVGLGLVLLCALVIASAVLPKSGNEKIVYSSQDRPKCLAS
- the LOC108843440 gene encoding pentatricopeptide repeat-containing protein At4g33990 isoform X1, which gives rise to MLRLFQTCKGGRFTGVLQPFGPLLREFSAPAIALEDYCRTQHGIDIQHGKRIDDDVHMLFRHCTKLQSAKCLHARLIVSQAIQNVCISAKLVNLYCYLGSLVLARHAFDNIQNRDVYAWNAMISGYVRLGNSSEAIRCFSLFMMTSGLQPDYRTFPSVLKACRSLLDGMKIHCSALKFGFVWDVFVAASLVHLYCRYGPVANARMLFDEMPVRDMGSWNAMISGYCQSGNAKEALALSKELKVMDAVTIVSLLAACTEAGDFVRGVLIHLYSIKHGLDSELFVSNKLIDMYAESGNLKGCQKVFDRMIVRDLISWNSIIKAYELNEKPLRALRLFEEMRLNRVQPDCLTLISLASTLAQLGDVLGGRSVQGFTLRKGWLLEDITVGNTVVDMYAKLGLVDSARAVFDWLSNKDVISWNTIISGYAQNGFATESIEMYNEMEEEEEGGEMITPNQGTWVSVLPACSQSGALRQGMKIHGRLLKNGLCSDVFIGTSLADMYGKCGRLEDALSLFYQIPRVSSVPWNTLIACHGLHGHGEKAMKLFKEMLDEEVKPDHITFVTLLSACSHSGLVDEGRWCFEMMQTDYGIAPSLKHYGCMVDLFGRAGQLETAFSFIKTMPIQPDASIWGALLGACRVHGNVDLGKVASEHLFEVEPEHVGYHVLLSNMYASAGKWEGVDEIRGKGLRKTPGWSSMEVNNRVEVFYTGNQTHPMCEEIYKELTLLHEKMKMIGYVPDHRFVLQDVEDDEKEHILMSHSERLAIAFALITTPPKTRIQIFKNLRVCSDCHSVTKFISRITEREIVVRDSNRFHHFKDGVCSCGDYW
- the LOC108843440 gene encoding pentatricopeptide repeat-containing protein At4g33990 isoform X2; translation: MLFRHCTKLQSAKCLHARLIVSQAIQNVCISAKLVNLYCYLGSLVLARHAFDNIQNRDVYAWNAMISGYVRLGNSSEAIRCFSLFMMTSGLQPDYRTFPSVLKACRSLLDGMKIHCSALKFGFVWDVFVAASLVHLYCRYGPVANARMLFDEMPVRDMGSWNAMISGYCQSGNAKEALALSKELKVMDAVTIVSLLAACTEAGDFVRGVLIHLYSIKHGLDSELFVSNKLIDMYAESGNLKGCQKVFDRMIVRDLISWNSIIKAYELNEKPLRALRLFEEMRLNRVQPDCLTLISLASTLAQLGDVLGGRSVQGFTLRKGWLLEDITVGNTVVDMYAKLGLVDSARAVFDWLSNKDVISWNTIISGYAQNGFATESIEMYNEMEEEEEGGEMITPNQGTWVSVLPACSQSGALRQGMKIHGRLLKNGLCSDVFIGTSLADMYGKCGRLEDALSLFYQIPRVSSVPWNTLIACHGLHGHGEKAMKLFKEMLDEEVKPDHITFVTLLSACSHSGLVDEGRWCFEMMQTDYGIAPSLKHYGCMVDLFGRAGQLETAFSFIKTMPIQPDASIWGALLGACRVHGNVDLGKVASEHLFEVEPEHVGYHVLLSNMYASAGKWEGVDEIRGKGLRKTPGWSSMEVNNRVEVFYTGNQTHPMCEEIYKELTLLHEKMKMIGYVPDHRFVLQDVEDDEKEHILMSHSERLAIAFALITTPPKTRIQIFKNLRVCSDCHSVTKFISRITEREIVVRDSNRFHHFKDGVCSCGDYW